In Paenibacillus sp. J23TS9, a single genomic region encodes these proteins:
- a CDS encoding carbohydrate ABC transporter permease → MVRSKNVLLYAGLIAGLIVSIFPFYWLAVMATRTTPEIYSFPPKLWFGTHLFDNISRVFESINFFRTLFNTLFVASAITILVLFFDSLAGYTFAKFTFPGKKWLFVLLLATMMAPAQLSLVPSFVIMAKFGWVGSFKALIIPGMANAFGIFWIRQYAEESVPSELLDAGKMDGCGFFRLYWNISLPILRPALSFLGAFTFIGAWNDYLWPLIILNDERKFTLQVALASLNGIYTTDYALVIAGTLLAVIPLIIMFLFVSKQFISDIAAGAIKS, encoded by the coding sequence ATGGTACGAAGCAAAAACGTTTTACTATACGCGGGACTGATCGCGGGACTCATTGTATCCATCTTTCCTTTTTATTGGCTTGCCGTCATGGCAACACGCACCACGCCTGAAATTTACAGCTTTCCGCCCAAATTATGGTTTGGGACACATTTGTTCGATAATATTTCCCGGGTGTTCGAGAGCATCAACTTTTTCCGGACCCTGTTCAACACGTTGTTTGTTGCTTCTGCAATTACGATTCTGGTATTGTTTTTTGATTCGCTGGCAGGCTATACTTTCGCCAAATTTACATTCCCCGGCAAAAAGTGGCTTTTCGTTCTTCTTCTGGCTACCATGATGGCACCCGCCCAGCTCTCCCTGGTTCCTTCTTTTGTCATCATGGCCAAATTCGGATGGGTGGGATCGTTCAAGGCGCTGATTATACCCGGCATGGCAAACGCGTTCGGCATATTTTGGATCAGGCAGTACGCTGAAGAATCCGTTCCGTCCGAACTGCTTGACGCCGGCAAAATGGACGGCTGTGGATTTTTCCGGTTGTACTGGAACATTTCGCTGCCGATCCTGAGACCTGCTTTATCCTTCCTTGGAGCATTTACTTTTATCGGGGCATGGAATGACTATCTGTGGCCGCTGATCATACTCAATGATGAACGGAAATTCACACTGCAGGTTGCCCTTGCTTCACTGAATGGCATTTATACAACGGATTACGCTCTCGTGATTGCAGGCACGCTGTTGGCCGTTATCCCGCTCATTATAATGTTTCTGTTTGTCAGCAAGCAGTTCATTTCAGACATCGCTGCTGGTGCGATCAAAAGCTGA
- a CDS encoding ABC transporter ATP-binding protein gives MRVHALKGVTLHIEEREFVSIMGPSGSGKSTMMNVIGCLDKPSSGMYTLDGTVIGTATAKQLSEVRNQKIGFVFQNFNLLKRTSAIENVELPMLYAGKSKKQRRERAEYCLELVGLKDRMHHKPNELSGGQQQRVAIARALSNDPSIILADEPTGNLDSASSEEIMGIFKQLNNNGNTIVLVTHEPEIAAHTNRIIWFRDGKIESDRLNTGRVSV, from the coding sequence ATGAGGGTTCATGCTTTAAAAGGCGTAACCCTGCATATTGAGGAACGGGAGTTTGTATCCATCATGGGTCCGTCTGGCTCTGGAAAATCAACCATGATGAATGTGATAGGTTGCCTGGACAAACCGAGCTCGGGTATGTACACGCTGGATGGAACGGTTATCGGAACCGCAACGGCCAAGCAGCTCTCAGAGGTTCGCAATCAAAAAATCGGTTTTGTATTTCAGAACTTCAATCTTTTGAAGCGGACCTCCGCGATTGAAAATGTGGAGCTCCCAATGCTGTATGCCGGAAAAAGCAAGAAACAGCGGCGGGAACGTGCGGAGTACTGCCTTGAGCTGGTGGGGCTGAAGGATCGGATGCACCATAAACCAAACGAGCTGTCAGGAGGACAGCAGCAGCGTGTGGCTATAGCCCGTGCATTGTCCAATGATCCATCTATTATTTTAGCGGATGAACCTACTGGAAATTTGGATTCTGCATCCTCAGAAGAGATTATGGGCATTTTCAAGCAGCTGAATAACAACGGAAATACGATTGTTCTCGTCACGCATGAACCGGAGATCGCAGCACACACCAATCGAATCATCTGGTTCAGGGATGGGAAAATCGAATCGGACCGGCTGAATACGGGACGTGTGTCTGTATGA
- a CDS encoding serine hydrolase, with product MQNTDVSLPRKSPEELGISSKNVIGFLDGLKAHHIELHSFMFLRHGNVAAEGWWSPYAPELPHMLFSLSKSFTSTAIGMAVHEGILTLDDQVISFFPEDLPEEVSHHLAAMQIRHLLMMGTGHDRDTMDALHEAVDGNWAKAFLSLPVDHEPGTHFLYNTGATYMLSAILQKASGQNLLQFLHNRLFEPLGIQHPTWETCPRGIHTGGFGLNITTEDIAKFGQLYLQKGMWQGQRIIEEQWIDEATSKQISNGDGGDSDWAQGYGYQFWRCRHGVYRGDGAFGQFCIVLPEHDAVIAMTSGTNDLQGVLNVVWEHLLDAFLPEPVDADEWSGELKERLEQLHLEPPQVVLDSLREAQISGRTYKLEENELKIDNLSIEFDEDAAVLTLQGFDGEHELKLGRHRWMIGQSQLFNRQDGYFAGSFTWRTTEVLLLTIRGIETPFCLSLEARYQDEDTLEIQQGINVSFGPTEGKPILGRASIE from the coding sequence ATGCAGAATACAGATGTATCTCTGCCGAGAAAATCCCCTGAAGAATTGGGGATTTCTTCAAAAAACGTTATCGGGTTTCTGGATGGTTTGAAAGCGCATCACATTGAACTGCACAGCTTTATGTTTCTGCGGCATGGGAATGTGGCTGCGGAAGGCTGGTGGAGTCCCTACGCTCCTGAGCTTCCCCATATGCTGTTCTCGCTCAGCAAGAGCTTCACGTCGACGGCGATCGGCATGGCTGTGCATGAAGGGATTTTGACGCTGGATGATCAGGTCATTTCTTTCTTCCCGGAAGATCTGCCTGAGGAAGTGTCTCATCATCTCGCTGCCATGCAAATTCGCCATCTTCTCATGATGGGCACCGGCCATGACAGAGATACGATGGATGCTCTACATGAGGCAGTGGACGGCAACTGGGCCAAGGCTTTTCTGAGTTTGCCTGTCGACCATGAACCCGGAACTCATTTTCTTTATAATACGGGTGCTACCTATATGCTATCAGCAATTTTACAGAAGGCATCCGGGCAAAATTTATTGCAATTTTTGCATAATCGTTTGTTTGAGCCGCTTGGCATTCAACATCCAACCTGGGAAACCTGTCCGCGCGGCATACATACAGGAGGCTTCGGCCTGAACATCACAACGGAGGACATTGCCAAGTTCGGACAATTGTATTTGCAAAAGGGAATGTGGCAGGGACAACGGATCATTGAAGAGCAGTGGATAGATGAAGCCACAAGCAAGCAGATTTCCAATGGTGATGGGGGAGACAGTGACTGGGCTCAAGGTTATGGTTACCAATTCTGGCGCTGCCGCCATGGTGTGTACCGTGGAGACGGGGCCTTCGGTCAATTCTGTATTGTCTTGCCGGAACATGATGCTGTGATAGCCATGACATCAGGAACCAATGATCTCCAAGGCGTTTTGAATGTTGTGTGGGAGCATCTATTGGATGCATTTCTCCCAGAACCGGTGGACGCGGACGAATGGTCAGGTGAACTGAAAGAGCGTCTGGAGCAGCTTCATTTGGAGCCTCCTCAGGTTGTACTGGATTCATTACGGGAAGCGCAAATCAGCGGAAGAACTTATAAGCTTGAAGAGAACGAACTCAAAATTGACAACCTGAGCATTGAGTTCGATGAGGATGCAGCCGTCCTGACGTTGCAGGGGTTTGATGGCGAACATGAGCTGAAGCTTGGTCGACATCGTTGGATGATCGGACAATCGCAGCTTTTCAACCGTCAGGATGGATATTTCGCAGGAAGCTTCACCTGGAGAACGACCGAGGTTCTGCTCCTCACGATTCGGGGAATCGAAACACCATTCTGTTTATCACTTGAAGCACGATATCAGGATGAAGATACCTTAGAGATTCAACAAGGGATCAACGTGTCCTTCGGTCCCACGGAAGGCAAGCCTATTCTGGGAAGGGCTTCAATAGAGTAA
- a CDS encoding ABC transporter permease, which yields MNIGELLKLSFRSLQSNLLRSFLTMLGIMIGVATVIAMISIGQGTNNQVTSQIQSLGSNLITVTASSSGQSGAGGGSEGTLTLSDAEPISKINTVKYVAPVMQANTSFKNGANITSTSIIGTTPSYADIKSWETDIGRFFTEDEVTDKAKVVVLGASTAENLFGKAGFDAIGSIVKINNIPFRVIGVLKSKGSSGTTDLDDTAISPITTVQARFQAGGSKNAIRQILVEAKSPSTIQSTMALMEYTMRQSHKLGSGEDDFKVQSQEDVLSSAESVTKTLTLFLGGVAAISLLVGGIGIMNIMLVSVTERTREIGTRKAIGAKEGTILSQFLVESVTLAILGGIIGVLLGFGGSKLVGNMMSIKTAISMNSVLLAVGFSACIGIIFGVFPARKAAKLDPIEALRYE from the coding sequence ATGAATATAGGTGAACTGCTGAAGCTGTCCTTTCGAAGTTTGCAATCCAATCTGCTCCGTTCGTTTTTAACCATGCTCGGTATTATGATCGGGGTGGCAACGGTCATTGCGATGATATCCATCGGGCAAGGAACCAATAATCAGGTAACCAGTCAAATCCAGAGCCTCGGTTCCAATCTGATTACGGTGACCGCCTCTTCCTCGGGACAATCCGGAGCGGGCGGCGGCAGTGAGGGAACGCTCACTCTTTCGGATGCGGAACCCATCTCGAAGATCAACACGGTGAAATATGTGGCTCCAGTCATGCAGGCGAATACGTCGTTTAAGAATGGGGCAAATATTACGTCCACAAGCATCATTGGTACAACGCCAAGCTATGCAGACATTAAGTCCTGGGAGACGGATATCGGGCGCTTCTTTACAGAGGACGAAGTTACGGACAAAGCTAAGGTGGTTGTGCTGGGGGCTTCGACAGCTGAAAATTTGTTCGGGAAAGCAGGTTTTGATGCGATAGGAAGTATCGTCAAAATCAACAATATCCCTTTTCGTGTGATTGGCGTATTGAAGTCCAAGGGTTCGTCAGGCACGACAGATCTGGATGATACGGCGATCTCTCCGATTACCACGGTTCAGGCGAGGTTCCAAGCAGGCGGCTCCAAGAATGCGATCCGGCAAATTCTGGTGGAGGCCAAGTCTCCAAGTACAATTCAAAGCACCATGGCATTGATGGAATATACGATGCGCCAAAGCCACAAGCTGGGAAGCGGTGAGGATGACTTCAAGGTGCAAAGCCAGGAGGATGTTCTGTCTTCCGCCGAAAGCGTCACGAAGACATTAACGCTATTCCTGGGCGGCGTGGCGGCCATTTCTCTGTTGGTCGGCGGGATCGGCATTATGAACATCATGCTGGTGTCTGTCACAGAGCGTACCCGTGAAATCGGAACCCGCAAAGCTATCGGAGCTAAGGAAGGTACCATCCTCTCCCAGTTTCTCGTTGAATCTGTTACGCTGGCCATTCTGGGCGGTATCATTGGCGTTTTACTCGGATTTGGAGGTTCCAAGCTGGTAGGCAATATGATGAGCATCAAGACAGCGATCTCCATGAATTCAGTTTTATTGGCCGTTGGCTTCTCGGCTTGCATCGGGATTATATTCGGTGTGTTCCCCGCGAGAAAAGCAGCCAAGCTGGACCCGATCGAAGCTCTGCGGTATGAATGA
- a CDS encoding VanZ family protein, which yields MLHSYLFPISYAFMSFPFAALLFTLPFLIVQYRKYGYINKVRTFVLYLFLLYLLNAFFLVILPLPATRHNPALTSGAMQLLPLNFINDILKETSVIGEDPSTYLHLLKERAFLQVIFNIILTVPFGMVLRYYFRTGWVRSILFSFLLSLFFEVTQLTGIYGLYDHAYRVFDVDDLIMNTLGGICGYLAAEWLSGLLPRIEKLDEDVNVSTKRVTYTRRAIAFLIDSLIWPILMAMCYVLHIPASFWVATGIYFILIPWFTDGLTPGKWVVRIRLTKMGDRITLAALFKRYGLLYWVFFGLNRLLAGSLDNIPEIGRLFLGIVVFIMNAWFFIHLVIHLFKKDPMLFYEKFSKTRQVVLWKTPSEETEKEPA from the coding sequence ATGCTTCATTCCTATCTGTTTCCCATTTCCTATGCCTTTATGTCTTTTCCCTTTGCGGCTCTCTTGTTTACCCTGCCGTTTTTAATCGTTCAATACCGTAAATACGGTTATATTAATAAGGTCCGCACATTTGTGCTGTACCTGTTCCTGCTCTATTTGCTTAATGCATTTTTCCTGGTCATTCTCCCGCTGCCCGCAACACGGCATAACCCGGCACTAACGTCGGGGGCTATGCAGCTGCTGCCTCTTAATTTCATCAATGATATTTTGAAGGAAACCTCCGTCATTGGAGAAGATCCTTCAACATATCTGCATCTCCTGAAAGAACGCGCATTTCTGCAGGTCATATTCAATATAATACTCACGGTTCCTTTCGGTATGGTACTTCGTTATTATTTCCGTACGGGCTGGGTCCGCTCGATCCTGTTTTCATTCCTGTTGTCCCTCTTTTTCGAGGTTACTCAGCTAACCGGGATCTATGGATTATACGACCATGCCTACCGTGTCTTTGACGTCGATGATTTGATTATGAACACGCTGGGCGGCATTTGCGGGTACCTGGCTGCGGAATGGCTGTCGGGTCTTCTGCCACGAATCGAAAAGCTTGATGAGGATGTTAACGTATCTACCAAAAGAGTCACATACACGCGCAGGGCCATCGCTTTTCTGATCGATTCCCTGATCTGGCCGATTCTGATGGCCATGTGTTATGTACTGCATATTCCCGCTTCATTTTGGGTGGCCACAGGGATTTACTTCATATTAATTCCCTGGTTTACGGATGGACTTACACCCGGAAAATGGGTGGTGCGTATCCGGTTGACGAAGATGGGAGACCGAATTACACTGGCCGCCCTGTTTAAGCGCTATGGATTATTGTACTGGGTATTTTTCGGTCTTAACCGCCTGCTGGCCGGCTCGCTGGACAATATACCGGAGATCGGCAGACTTTTCCTGGGAATCGTCGTCTTCATCATGAATGCCTGGTTCTTCATTCACCTGGTGATCCATTTGTTTAAAAAAGATCCGATGCTGTTCTACGAGAAGTTCAGCAAGACCCGTCAAGTCGTCCTGTGGAAAACCCCTTCTGAAGAAACAGAAAAAGAGCCTGCATAG
- a CDS encoding efflux RND transporter periplasmic adaptor subunit — MNKVTKNVLIICSCVVVIGAGGTYFVQKSSAKPKTETATITYEVKKGNLSKTVTSSGNVEASDSVNLSFSGKSKVTKVNVNAGDKVQKGQLLAEMDATALQNALLSAQANYDSAAAKLKSLEDGTDSSTIADQKYQVSKAKADLSSAETDLTNAKKLANPTYVQQQVDKAKTAVVNAQTKLDEVKQGTDQSQVLFAQVALENAQNAYKQAASQQSSGQDSPQSSVTAAQSKVDNAKRTYDQAVEQLSKLQKGPEESDLAMAKANVAQAQASLSDAKANIEGAKIFAPYNGMISAVNIKAGEYPTGDSTAVSMFSTEGSYKISASIDDTDITDVKVGQEANITFDALTGVTLKGKVTSKAVLGEIQSSGLVTFPVTVEITPGQENTDKLIPGLSATIAVITDGKKDVLSVPDAAIKSFGGRKIVMVDNNGTTEQKEITTGLDDGASTEVMSGLSEGDKVSITMTTTSTNKSSSSSMMQGGFGGFGGFSGGQMQGGREQFNRTGGTGTRQSSTGNGGGR, encoded by the coding sequence ATGAATAAGGTGACTAAGAACGTATTAATCATCTGCAGCTGCGTCGTTGTGATAGGAGCGGGAGGGACTTATTTTGTCCAGAAAAGCTCGGCGAAGCCCAAGACGGAAACAGCGACGATTACATACGAAGTCAAAAAGGGCAATTTATCGAAAACGGTTACCTCCTCGGGCAATGTGGAGGCGTCAGATTCCGTCAACTTATCCTTCAGCGGAAAATCCAAAGTTACCAAGGTAAACGTGAATGCAGGAGACAAAGTTCAAAAAGGCCAGCTGCTTGCCGAGATGGATGCAACGGCACTTCAAAATGCGCTCTTGTCTGCACAGGCCAACTATGACAGTGCGGCTGCGAAGCTTAAAAGCTTGGAAGATGGAACGGATTCCAGTACAATTGCCGATCAAAAATACCAGGTGTCCAAGGCCAAAGCGGATCTAAGCAGCGCGGAGACTGATCTGACTAATGCCAAGAAACTGGCTAATCCCACTTATGTACAGCAGCAGGTAGACAAGGCCAAAACAGCAGTTGTGAATGCTCAAACGAAGCTCGATGAAGTCAAACAAGGAACGGATCAATCGCAAGTTTTATTCGCACAGGTGGCGCTCGAGAATGCACAAAATGCATATAAACAGGCAGCGTCACAGCAAAGCAGTGGCCAAGATTCTCCGCAATCCTCTGTGACTGCGGCCCAAAGCAAGGTTGATAACGCTAAACGGACTTACGATCAAGCGGTCGAGCAGCTGAGCAAGCTTCAAAAGGGACCGGAGGAAAGTGATCTCGCGATGGCCAAAGCAAATGTCGCGCAAGCACAGGCTTCTCTGAGTGATGCGAAGGCCAATATCGAAGGGGCCAAAATTTTCGCTCCTTATAATGGGATGATTTCAGCGGTGAACATCAAAGCCGGCGAATATCCGACAGGGGATAGTACGGCGGTTTCCATGTTTTCCACTGAAGGAAGCTATAAAATATCGGCTTCTATTGATGACACCGACATTACGGACGTAAAAGTTGGACAGGAAGCGAACATCACCTTTGACGCACTTACGGGTGTGACCTTAAAAGGCAAAGTGACCAGCAAAGCCGTGCTTGGTGAAATTCAAAGCAGTGGTCTCGTGACCTTTCCGGTGACAGTGGAGATTACTCCGGGACAGGAAAATACGGATAAATTAATTCCAGGACTCAGCGCAACGATTGCGGTTATAACAGATGGCAAGAAGGATGTGCTGAGCGTACCGGACGCGGCGATCAAATCCTTTGGCGGCAGAAAAATCGTGATGGTTGATAATAACGGTACAACGGAACAAAAGGAAATCACCACCGGACTTGATGATGGAGCCAGCACGGAGGTGATGTCAGGCCTATCGGAGGGCGATAAAGTCAGCATTACGATGACCACGACTTCAACGAACAAATCATCTTCCTCATCCATGATGCAAGGGGGATTCGGCGGCTTCGGCGGCTTTAGCGGCGGACAAATGCAGGGCGGCAGAGAACAGTTTAACCGCACTGGGGGTACAGGCACGCGGCAAAGCAGCACCGGTAACGGAGGTGGCCGGTAG
- a CDS encoding carbohydrate ABC transporter permease: MGEPLRQPLEPRTPYPAATKRKLSSELWKHRKEYLAISPFYLLFAVFGLFPILFSMYLSFQRWDGIGVMTFNGVNNYRFMLTDPEFWKAVGNTLLIWIYSTIPMLFSALVVAFLLNASFVKFRTFFRIGYFLPNVTSLVAVSIVFSTVFSNNYGLLNYIFTLFGLDPVEWLNHTWGIQLAVSFMVIWRWVGYNAVIYLAGLQSIPTVLYEAAKIDGASGIQSFFRITLPNLRPIILFTVITSTIGGMQIFTEPQVLVGNDGGVNGGGLTIVLYLYREAFINNYFGYGSAVGWGMFVLIALFSLFNWKMVQGKGTM, encoded by the coding sequence ATGGGAGAACCGCTACGCCAACCACTGGAGCCGCGCACGCCATATCCTGCCGCTACCAAACGCAAGCTGTCTTCGGAACTATGGAAGCACCGCAAAGAATATTTGGCAATCTCACCATTCTATCTTCTGTTTGCCGTGTTCGGCCTGTTTCCGATTCTCTTTTCCATGTATCTGTCCTTTCAAAGATGGGATGGAATCGGTGTAATGACCTTCAATGGAGTGAATAACTACCGGTTTATGCTGACCGATCCGGAGTTTTGGAAGGCCGTGGGCAACACACTGCTCATCTGGATCTATTCCACGATTCCGATGCTCTTCTCGGCACTTGTTGTAGCTTTTCTGCTCAATGCTTCCTTCGTGAAATTCCGTACCTTTTTCCGGATAGGTTATTTTCTGCCGAACGTCACCTCACTTGTCGCCGTATCCATCGTGTTCAGTACTGTCTTTTCCAATAATTACGGACTTTTGAATTACATCTTCACTTTGTTTGGTCTCGATCCGGTCGAGTGGCTTAATCATACCTGGGGCATCCAGTTGGCTGTTTCCTTTATGGTGATCTGGCGCTGGGTTGGATATAATGCCGTCATCTATCTTGCAGGTCTGCAGAGCATTCCGACCGTACTGTATGAGGCAGCTAAAATCGATGGCGCGTCGGGTATTCAGTCATTTTTCCGCATCACGCTTCCCAATCTTCGTCCCATCATACTCTTTACCGTCATTACATCCACCATTGGCGGCATGCAGATATTCACCGAACCGCAGGTTCTTGTCGGCAACGACGGGGGAGTCAACGGCGGAGGATTAACCATCGTCCTCTATTTGTACCGCGAAGCCTTCATCAATAACTATTTCGGTTATGGATCGGCTGTCGGCTGGGGGATGTTCGTTCTGATTGCCCTCTTCTCCTTATTCAACTGGAAAATGGTTCAGGGAAAAGGAACGATGTAA
- a CDS encoding ABC transporter substrate-binding protein codes for MGKTRMYIFWLLIVVFMVSGCSSNSSNPNQKTLTLWYWNRGLDDKLIQAVQKQFPDVRINAQKIGGDFKSKLKTTLAAGSNGPDIVAFNDWVTELFPSADRFYDLYELGAKDIEPDYLDWKWQFGVTPEGKMIAMPIDTGPTALFYREDLFSQAGLPTDPEEVHKQMGTWEDYFKAGEKLQQSLGNKVKLTDNIGGIYTQINAQSDKIYFDKKDDFIGESSDSSMKKAWDLAVQASQMGLIANANSFTSEWNAAMNNGKIASFVGAVWCKQILMDAAPDTAGKWRVARAPGGDGNNGGSFLAIMKTSKHPKESFEVMKWLMNPENQVTAFKDINLFPSATQALDAPVMKEKEDFFGGQSTGEIFTESARNVKPAYFGSKYANLNGIVTRELQSVALGKDPNTAWAAALKRVKKELLR; via the coding sequence ATGGGAAAAACCCGCATGTACATCTTCTGGCTGTTGATTGTCGTGTTCATGGTAAGTGGATGCTCCAGCAATTCATCAAACCCAAACCAGAAAACGCTTACATTGTGGTATTGGAATCGCGGACTTGATGACAAACTTATTCAGGCCGTGCAAAAACAATTTCCAGATGTACGGATCAATGCCCAAAAAATCGGCGGTGATTTCAAATCCAAGCTCAAGACGACCTTGGCCGCAGGCAGCAACGGTCCCGATATTGTAGCCTTTAACGACTGGGTTACCGAGCTGTTCCCGAGTGCAGACCGCTTCTATGATCTTTATGAGCTTGGCGCAAAAGATATCGAGCCGGATTATCTGGACTGGAAATGGCAGTTCGGTGTAACCCCGGAAGGAAAAATGATCGCTATGCCGATTGATACGGGCCCTACCGCTTTGTTTTACCGTGAGGATCTGTTCAGCCAGGCCGGACTCCCTACCGATCCCGAAGAAGTCCATAAACAAATGGGCACCTGGGAGGATTATTTCAAGGCCGGTGAAAAGCTGCAGCAGTCACTTGGAAACAAGGTGAAGCTGACCGATAATATCGGCGGCATCTATACGCAAATCAACGCTCAGTCAGACAAAATTTATTTTGACAAAAAAGATGATTTCATCGGCGAAAGTTCAGATTCATCCATGAAAAAGGCATGGGATCTAGCGGTGCAGGCTTCACAAATGGGGTTGATCGCTAACGCTAACTCATTCACGTCCGAGTGGAATGCAGCGATGAATAACGGAAAAATCGCCTCCTTCGTTGGAGCTGTATGGTGCAAGCAAATCCTGATGGATGCAGCTCCTGATACAGCCGGCAAATGGCGGGTTGCCAGAGCTCCAGGCGGTGATGGCAATAATGGCGGATCCTTTCTTGCGATTATGAAAACAAGCAAGCATCCCAAGGAATCTTTCGAAGTCATGAAATGGCTGATGAATCCGGAGAATCAGGTCACAGCCTTTAAAGATATCAACCTCTTCCCGTCGGCTACCCAAGCGCTGGATGCACCGGTTATGAAAGAGAAGGAGGACTTTTTCGGCGGTCAAAGCACGGGAGAGATTTTTACCGAATCAGCCCGGAATGTTAAACCAGCGTACTTTGGAAGCAAATATGCGAATTTGAACGGTATTGTAACTCGCGAGCTGCAATCCGTAGCCCTGGGCAAGGATCCAAACACAGCTTGGGCTGCCGCTCTGAAACGAGTAAAAAAAGAACTGCTTCGCTAA
- a CDS encoding aminopeptidase, which produces MKDFNHMLEKYAELVIKVGVNIQPGQVLLVQSPLETADFTRHVVSKAYEAGAKFVQVDWDDEKITRIRYEKAPDDSFGYYPKWQADTMEQLAEGGGAVLHIKVPDPELFRGIDSSKVSTAVKAAAVAREKYQAYVRSNKVTWSLIKAPTKAWADKVFADLPEEQRVPAMWEAVFQMNRVTEDNDPVAAWQDHIQTLKQKQEFMNNKRYKALHYRAPGTDLHVEMPEGYLWLGGGDHNEEGNYFVANMPTEEIYTMPHRSGVNGTVTSTLPLNLNGRLVEGIKLTFKEGKVIEYDAASGREHLTSLLETDEGASYLGEMALVPFDSPISRMKRVFFNTGIDENASCHFALGSSYPVNIEGGTKLSKADLLARGANVSLTHVDFMVGSPELEIDGELPDGTIEPVFRNGIWASMI; this is translated from the coding sequence ATGAAAGATTTCAATCACATGCTAGAAAAATACGCTGAACTGGTTATTAAAGTAGGCGTGAACATTCAGCCGGGGCAGGTACTGCTTGTACAATCGCCACTGGAAACTGCAGATTTCACGCGCCATGTTGTGTCCAAAGCCTATGAAGCCGGTGCCAAATTCGTACAGGTGGATTGGGATGATGAAAAAATAACGCGAATCCGCTATGAAAAGGCTCCTGACGACTCATTTGGATACTATCCAAAATGGCAAGCGGACACCATGGAACAGTTAGCTGAAGGCGGCGGTGCGGTATTACATATCAAAGTGCCGGATCCGGAGCTATTCCGCGGTATTGATTCTTCAAAAGTATCCACTGCGGTCAAAGCTGCTGCGGTCGCTCGTGAGAAGTATCAAGCTTATGTACGCAGCAATAAAGTGACTTGGTCGCTTATCAAAGCCCCAACGAAAGCCTGGGCAGACAAGGTATTTGCTGATCTTCCGGAAGAGCAGCGGGTTCCGGCCATGTGGGAGGCTGTGTTCCAGATGAACCGGGTAACGGAGGATAATGATCCGGTTGCCGCATGGCAGGACCATATTCAAACACTTAAGCAGAAGCAGGAGTTCATGAACAACAAACGCTACAAGGCTTTGCACTACCGCGCTCCTGGAACCGATCTGCATGTCGAAATGCCGGAAGGCTATCTATGGCTTGGCGGCGGTGATCATAACGAAGAAGGCAACTATTTTGTCGCTAACATGCCAACGGAGGAAATCTACACGATGCCACATCGCAGCGGTGTGAATGGTACCGTTACAAGCACGCTTCCTCTTAATCTGAATGGACGGCTGGTGGAAGGTATCAAGCTGACATTCAAGGAAGGTAAAGTCATTGAATATGACGCAGCCTCCGGACGCGAGCATTTGACTTCGCTGCTTGAGACGGATGAAGGAGCATCGTATCTCGGTGAAATGGCCCTCGTGCCTTTTGACTCGCCAATTTCCCGAATGAAGCGGGTATTCTTCAATACTGGCATTGACGAAAATGCTTCCTGTCACTTTGCCCTCGGCAGTTCCTATCCGGTAAACATCGAAGGTGGAACCAAGCTTAGCAAGGCAGACCTGCTGGCACGCGGTGCCAACGTCAGCCTGACCCATGTCGACTTCATGGTTGGCTCCCCGGAGCTAGAGATTGACGGTGAACTGCCGGATGGCACCATTGAACCGGTGTTCCGGAATGGGATCTGGGCTTCAATGATCTGA